The following are encoded together in the Pseudomonas xantholysinigenes genome:
- a CDS encoding ABC transporter ATP-binding protein yields the protein MGPLFARLIESGDPQLMRQALAWLYSFVRPQRRAIGVLLGLSLGASLLALAQPWLVKTLIDQGLLAKDYQTLWHMAAIMIVAGLLGTLLAGVNRYLHTRLSGRILFALRDDLYRHLQRLSPTFYGQRRTGDILSRLDGDVAEIQRFAVDSLFAAVSALIGLVGAVLLMLMLSWQLSLLLALLVPLEVLWLRWMRRKVEREVRSLRERSADVSSFLVETLPAMKFIQAAGQQGREAQRLERLGQGYMGQLLKVQLTEFFTQAVPGTLTSWCRACAFLVGGWWVIQGTWQLGALIAFSTYMGMAVGPVQSLLGLYVAVQRMAVSLGRVMELRQEAVAVREAETPRPMPDGPGELRLEAVSFAHDGRQGALLEQADAHIPGGLKVALSGASGVGKSTLIDLLQRFYDPDGGRILLDGVDLRELDLAALRRRIAVVSQDIVLFRGSLAQNLAYSTPWASRAELEQVVRLTRLESLVDSLPLGLDGLLGERGQQLSGGQKQRIAIARALLQQPAILVLDEATSAVDEATEREVIGAIDQLFAGRTRILISHRASTLADADVHLVLHLGRLYCQEPARHGH from the coding sequence ATGGGGCCTCTGTTCGCGCGGCTGATCGAGTCTGGCGACCCGCAGTTGATGCGCCAAGCGCTGGCCTGGCTGTACAGTTTCGTGCGCCCGCAGCGGCGCGCCATCGGCGTGCTGTTGGGGTTGTCCCTCGGCGCATCGCTGCTGGCCCTGGCCCAGCCCTGGCTGGTCAAGACCTTGATCGACCAGGGTCTGCTGGCCAAGGACTACCAGACCCTGTGGCACATGGCGGCGATCATGATCGTCGCCGGCCTGCTCGGCACGCTGCTGGCCGGGGTCAACCGCTACCTGCACACGCGCCTGTCGGGGCGCATCCTGTTCGCCCTGCGCGATGACCTGTACCGCCACCTGCAACGCTTGTCACCGACGTTCTACGGGCAGCGGCGCACCGGCGATATCCTTTCGCGGCTCGATGGCGATGTCGCCGAGATCCAGCGTTTTGCCGTGGACTCGCTGTTCGCGGCGGTCTCGGCGCTGATCGGCCTGGTCGGCGCGGTGCTGTTGATGCTGATGCTTTCCTGGCAACTGTCATTGCTTCTGGCGCTGCTGGTGCCGCTTGAGGTCCTGTGGCTGCGCTGGATGCGGCGCAAGGTCGAGCGCGAGGTGCGCAGCCTGCGCGAGCGCTCGGCGGATGTCTCGTCGTTCCTGGTCGAGACCCTGCCGGCGATGAAGTTCATCCAGGCCGCCGGCCAGCAAGGCCGGGAAGCCCAGCGCTTGGAGCGCCTGGGGCAGGGCTACATGGGGCAGTTGCTCAAGGTGCAGCTCACCGAGTTCTTCACCCAGGCGGTGCCCGGCACCTTGACCTCGTGGTGCCGGGCCTGTGCCTTCCTGGTCGGCGGCTGGTGGGTGATCCAGGGCACCTGGCAACTCGGCGCGCTGATCGCGTTTTCCACTTACATGGGCATGGCCGTCGGCCCGGTGCAGAGCTTGCTGGGGTTGTATGTGGCCGTGCAGCGCATGGCCGTGAGCCTGGGCCGGGTGATGGAACTCAGGCAGGAAGCCGTGGCGGTGCGCGAAGCCGAGACCCCGCGACCGATGCCGGACGGCCCGGGCGAATTGCGCCTGGAAGCAGTCAGCTTTGCCCATGACGGGCGCCAGGGCGCCTTGCTGGAGCAGGCTGACGCCCATATCCCGGGCGGTCTGAAGGTGGCCCTCAGCGGCGCCTCGGGTGTTGGCAAGTCGACCCTGATCGACCTGCTGCAACGTTTCTACGACCCCGATGGCGGGCGCATCCTGCTCGACGGCGTCGACCTGCGTGAACTTGACCTGGCGGCGCTGCGCCGACGTATCGCGGTGGTCAGCCAGGACATCGTGCTGTTTCGCGGCAGCCTGGCGCAGAATCTGGCCTACAGCACGCCTTGGGCCAGCCGCGCCGAGCTTGAGCAGGTGGTGCGCCTGACCCGCCTGGAGAGCCTGGTCGACAGCCTGCCGCTGGGCCTGGACGGCCTGCTGGGCGAGCGCGGCCAGCAGTTGTCCGGTGGCCAGAAGCAGCGCATCGCCATTGCCCGGGCCTTGTTGCAGCAGCCGGCGATCCTGGTGCTGGACGAAGCCACCTCGGCGGTGGACGAGGCCACCGAGCGCGAAGTGATCGGCGCCATCGACCAGCTGTTTGCCGGGCGCACACGGATTCTCATCAGCCACCGCGCCTCGACCCTGGCCGATGCCGATGTGCACCTGGTATTGCACCTGGGCCGGTTGTACTGCCAGGAACCCGCGCGCCATGGCCACTGA
- a CDS encoding sigma-54-dependent Fis family transcriptional regulator, with the protein MARHDTSTLNANDPVQQSRLVRLKLANEGELPSGMLRDEIDASWRRSLSHGLDCLQGEQVGLGARQGLDLRTLLEHNRQLIDAVTPELDYLVKRQGKSGIVILGDAQANVLAIEGQKHVLAREGLRDLHPGSCWSEALRGTNAIGTAVVEGQPTLINCGEHYLDRLSPFSCTSVPLRDPRGEVIGVLDVTREGVMAQPQDSLSTLLLAAGQIENRLFGLQHAEHLVLALHSRPQYLASAWQGLLALSLDGEVMGANDNACQLLRVSRQALLGQHASDLLGERSPAFIARLWQGGVSSVQTARGEFFFRALQLPRQTALKGGVTVPRPAPTAKAQVLEALAGGDARLARALRMARQGLAGGLPVLLLGETGTGKEVTARALHQAGPRADKPFVAVNCAAIPEGLIESELFGYRDGAFTGARRGGMVGRLMQAHGGTLFLDEIGDMPLALQARLLRVLQERRVAPLGAGDEQAIDVALICATHRDLKRLVAEQRFREDLYYRVNGVSLRLPALRERDDLVAIVHGLLDKSGARGVSLDPPLAALLEGFDWPGNIRQLEMVLRTALAMREEGETLLTLDHLTDCLLDELASSAAPSGNLRDNELELIRAALARHQGNVSAAAEALGISRATLYRKLKHLRG; encoded by the coding sequence ATGGCGCGACACGACACCTCGACCCTCAACGCCAATGACCCCGTGCAGCAATCGCGCCTGGTCCGCTTGAAGCTGGCCAATGAAGGCGAACTGCCCTCGGGCATGCTGCGCGACGAGATCGACGCTTCCTGGCGGCGCAGCCTCAGCCACGGCCTGGACTGCCTGCAAGGCGAGCAGGTGGGCCTGGGCGCGCGCCAGGGCCTGGACCTGCGCACGCTGCTGGAGCACAACCGCCAGCTCATCGACGCGGTCACCCCCGAGCTGGACTACCTGGTCAAGCGCCAGGGCAAGAGCGGCATCGTCATTCTTGGCGACGCCCAGGCCAACGTGCTGGCCATCGAAGGCCAGAAACACGTGCTGGCCCGCGAGGGCCTGCGTGACCTGCACCCGGGCAGTTGCTGGAGCGAGGCGCTGCGCGGCACCAATGCCATCGGCACGGCGGTGGTCGAAGGCCAGCCGACCTTGATCAACTGCGGCGAGCATTACCTCGACCGCCTCAGCCCCTTTTCCTGCACCTCGGTGCCGCTTCGCGACCCGCGCGGCGAAGTGATCGGTGTGCTCGACGTGACCCGCGAAGGCGTCATGGCCCAGCCCCAGGACAGCCTGTCGACGCTGCTGCTGGCTGCCGGGCAGATCGAGAACCGTCTGTTCGGGCTGCAGCATGCCGAGCACCTGGTGCTGGCCTTGCACAGCCGCCCGCAATACCTGGCCAGCGCCTGGCAAGGCTTGTTGGCCTTGAGCCTGGATGGCGAGGTCATGGGCGCCAACGACAATGCCTGCCAACTGCTGCGGGTGAGCCGCCAGGCCCTGCTTGGCCAGCATGCCAGCGACCTGCTTGGCGAACGTTCCCCGGCCTTCATCGCCCGCCTGTGGCAGGGCGGCGTAAGCAGCGTACAGACTGCCCGTGGCGAGTTCTTCTTCCGTGCCCTGCAATTGCCACGGCAAACGGCGCTCAAGGGTGGCGTGACGGTGCCCCGGCCTGCGCCAACGGCCAAGGCCCAGGTCTTGGAAGCGCTGGCCGGTGGCGATGCGCGGCTGGCCCGGGCCTTGCGTATGGCCCGCCAGGGCCTGGCCGGTGGCTTGCCGGTGCTGCTGCTGGGCGAGACCGGCACCGGCAAGGAAGTCACCGCCCGCGCCTTGCACCAAGCCGGCCCGCGCGCCGACAAGCCGTTCGTGGCGGTCAACTGCGCGGCGATCCCCGAAGGGCTGATCGAGTCCGAGCTGTTCGGCTACCGCGACGGTGCTTTCACCGGCGCGCGGCGCGGTGGCATGGTCGGGCGCTTGATGCAGGCCCATGGCGGCACCTTGTTCCTCGACGAGATCGGCGACATGCCCCTGGCCTTGCAGGCGCGCCTGTTGCGGGTGCTGCAGGAGCGCCGGGTGGCGCCGCTGGGCGCCGGCGACGAGCAGGCCATCGATGTGGCGCTGATCTGCGCCACCCACCGCGACCTCAAGCGGCTGGTGGCCGAACAGCGTTTTCGCGAAGACCTGTACTACCGGGTCAACGGTGTGTCGCTGCGCCTGCCGGCATTGCGCGAGCGTGACGACCTGGTGGCGATCGTCCACGGCCTGCTGGACAAGTCCGGCGCCCGTGGCGTGAGTCTCGACCCGCCCTTGGCCGCGCTGCTCGAAGGCTTCGACTGGCCGGGCAATATCCGCCAGCTGGAGATGGTGCTGCGCACCGCCCTGGCCATGCGCGAGGAGGGCGAGACGCTGCTGACCCTCGACCACCTCACCGATTGTCTGCTCGATGAACTGGCCAGCTCCGCGGCGCCCTCGGGCAACCTGCGTGACAACGAACTTGAGCTGATCCGTGCCGCCCTGGCCCGGCACCAGGGCAATGTGTCGGCCGCCGCCGAGGCCCTGGGCATCAGCCGGGCGACCCTGTACCGCAAGCTCAAGCACTTGCGCGGCTGA
- the qhpE gene encoding subtilisin-like serine protease QhpE, whose protein sequence is MATEQLIGVVDSGCADGQALLGRRFWLEDGVLQEGELHPDTLGHGSAVVARLHAEAGRAPLLMAQVFTRQGSTSALQVAAALLWLVEQGASLINLSLGLQQDRPVLRQACAEAQAAGALLCASSPARGAPVYPASYPGVVRVTGDARCAPGQWSWLGTAQADFGASVGATGTAGASLACAAFTGRIAALLRAQPELDPTTALLWLKRHAAFTGPERKGAGHG, encoded by the coding sequence ATGGCCACTGAACAGCTGATCGGCGTGGTCGACAGCGGCTGTGCCGACGGCCAGGCGCTGCTGGGCCGACGCTTCTGGCTCGAGGACGGCGTGCTGCAAGAGGGTGAACTGCACCCGGACACCTTGGGGCATGGCAGCGCGGTCGTGGCACGCTTGCATGCCGAGGCCGGGCGCGCGCCATTGCTGATGGCCCAGGTGTTTACCCGGCAGGGCAGCACCAGCGCCTTGCAGGTCGCCGCCGCGCTGTTGTGGCTGGTGGAGCAGGGCGCCAGCCTGATCAACCTGAGCCTGGGGCTGCAACAGGACCGTCCGGTACTACGTCAGGCCTGCGCCGAGGCCCAGGCCGCCGGCGCCTTGTTGTGCGCATCGAGCCCGGCCCGTGGCGCCCCGGTATACCCCGCCAGCTATCCCGGGGTGGTAAGGGTGACCGGGGATGCCCGCTGTGCTCCCGGGCAATGGTCATGGCTGGGCACCGCGCAAGCCGACTTTGGCGCGTCCGTCGGCGCCACGGGGACTGCCGGGGCCAGTTTGGCCTGTGCTGCCTTTACCGGTCGGATCGCCGCCTTGTTGCGCGCGCAACCCGAGCTCGATCCGACCACGGCACTGTTGTGGCTCAAGCGCCACGCGGCGTTTACCGGGCCTGAACGCAAGGGGGCTGGCCATGGCTGA